AGCGAAACTAATTTTTGTATCAGATAGGAAATTAATTTTATCATAATTGATTAGTTTATGGTTAATGGCAAAATCTTTAATTTTATCAGGGTTTTCAATAGAAACAAAAATCAATTGAAAAGTTGAGAACTTATCGATATTCTGTTTTATCATTTCTGCTTCTTCATTACAAAATTCACATTCACTATCAAAATAAACAAAAAGAGTTGGTGCGTTTTTAATTAGATTTTCATTGGTAAAACGTCCCCCATTTACATTTTGAAAATCAAAGTTTGGAATAGTCTTTATGTTTTCAGCTACTTCCTTTTTGTGTTTAATCTTTGAGGTAATCTGGAAAATTAAAGATCCAAACAATCCTACGAACAAAAAAGGTATAATTATTTTAAGATGTTTTTGCATTGTATTTTAAGAAAAATTTAGAGTGAAAAACATAATGATAATTACCCATAAGAAAAGTGATATTCCATAACTTGTTGAAACAATTATTAGTCCAAAGTCTATAGGATACTTATTTTGGTCTGTTTTATTTGATTGGACAAGTTTACTTATGAAATATGATAATAATATCCAATATCCAAATTCAAATAAATTTAATGTTTGTAATGGATAAATAAACCAAGAATCTATTTCGTTATAATCTAAAAAATTAATTACAGAAAAAGGATAAAAATACTGTACATCCTTAAGCGTGTAATTAGTTTGAAAAAAGTAAAACCAGATAATTTTACAGATTAATGCTATCAAAAACAAAAACTCTGCCTTCACAGCAATATCCCATAACAATTTATATTTTACTTCGGTTTTACTATAAAAATAAGTGCCAATATATAGTATACTAGCGATTAAGTTAGTTTTAATTAATATATAAATTGGAGTAAAAACAATAGAAAACCAATGCCATTTAGATTGTTGATTAAAAAAGAACTCAATTTGTTGATTTGTAAGATTTTCAGCAAGTGAAATTTGTATTAATTTATTGAAATTCAATACATTTTTTGTGATTTCTGCAATCAATATCATACAACAGGAAAGCACA
This sequence is a window from Flavobacterium ammoniigenes. Protein-coding genes within it:
- a CDS encoding TlpA family protein disulfide reductase, whose protein sequence is MQKHLKIIIPFLFVGLFGSLIFQITSKIKHKKEVAENIKTIPNFDFQNVNGGRFTNENLIKNAPTLFVYFDSECEFCNEEAEMIKQNIDKFSTFQLIFVSIENPDKIKDFAINHKLINYDKINFLSDTKISFAPTFDVKSLPCLVLYDKDQHLIEKIKGQIKPEVLIKKLTTKD